The proteins below are encoded in one region of Mycobacterium pseudokansasii:
- a CDS encoding class I SAM-dependent methyltransferase, protein MRTHDDTWDIRTSVGATAVMVAAARAVETEQPTPLIRDPYAKLLVTNANAGVLWEAMLDEQMVAKMQALDAETAATVQHMRSYQAVRTNFFDTYFTDAVAHGIRQVVILASGLDSRAYRLDWPARTTVYEIDQPQVLAYKSATLAGNGVTPSADRREVPIDLRQDWPAALRAAGFDPTARTGWLAEGLLMYLPADAQDRLFTQIGELSPPGSRIAAETAGNHADERRELMRERFKKVAETLGMEQTVDVQELIYHDPDRAKVADWLNKHGWRATAQNAGDEMRRVGRWVEGVPMADDKDAFSEFVTAERL, encoded by the coding sequence CTGCGTACTCATGACGACACCTGGGACATCAGAACCAGCGTCGGCGCCACCGCGGTGATGGTGGCCGCGGCGCGGGCCGTCGAAACCGAACAGCCCACCCCGCTGATCCGCGACCCGTACGCCAAATTGCTGGTCACCAACGCCAATGCCGGCGTCCTGTGGGAGGCGATGCTCGACGAGCAGATGGTTGCCAAGATGCAGGCTCTCGACGCCGAGACCGCGGCGACCGTCCAGCACATGCGCAGCTACCAGGCCGTGCGGACGAACTTCTTCGACACCTACTTCACCGACGCGGTCGCCCATGGGATCCGTCAGGTCGTAATCCTGGCTTCGGGACTGGATTCGCGCGCTTACCGGCTGGACTGGCCGGCCCGGACGACGGTCTACGAGATCGATCAGCCCCAGGTGCTTGCCTATAAGTCCGCAACGCTGGCGGGAAACGGGGTGACGCCGTCGGCCGATCGCCGTGAGGTGCCGATCGACTTGCGCCAGGACTGGCCTGCCGCGCTGCGTGCCGCCGGTTTCGATCCGACAGCCCGGACCGGGTGGCTGGCCGAGGGGCTGTTGATGTACCTGCCCGCCGACGCCCAGGACCGGCTGTTCACCCAGATCGGCGAACTCAGCCCGCCGGGGAGCCGGATCGCGGCCGAAACCGCGGGCAACCACGCCGACGAACGGCGCGAACTGATGCGGGAGCGATTCAAGAAGGTGGCCGAGACGCTGGGCATGGAGCAGACCGTCGATGTGCAGGAGCTGATCTACCACGACCCTGACCGGGCGAAGGTCGCAGACTGGCTCAACAAACACGGGTGGCGCGCCACCGCGCAGAACGCCGGCGACGAGATGCGCCGGGTGGGCCGCTGGGTTGAGGGCGTACCGATGGCCGACGACAAGGATGCGTTCTCCGAGTTCGTGACGGCGGAGCGGTTGTAA
- a CDS encoding class I SAM-dependent methyltransferase: MPRTADDSWDIATSVGATAVMVALARAAETASDNPLIRDQFAEPLVSTPELVGVREQVAAWWAPTPDPGSEADPDLTVDSQQMIDYQAARTHFFDTYFADAAGAGIRQAVLLAAGLDSRAYRLDWPDGTTVYEIDLPKVLEYKERTLAAHGVGPVADRRPVPVDLRHDWPQALRDSGFDPSRPAAWLAEGLLPFLPASTQEAMFASVDALSGPGSRVAVEIFVFNQHKRQQAQQKWAQLRAEREAPGPNGSDDSFNPFDLWFDDEGRPDPADWFTAHGWATLSVEARDEAVRLGRPPGPDDGPFANRFMTAAKP; this comes from the coding sequence ATGCCGCGCACCGCGGACGACTCCTGGGACATTGCGACCAGCGTGGGGGCGACCGCGGTGATGGTTGCCCTGGCCCGCGCGGCGGAGACGGCCAGCGACAATCCGCTCATTCGGGACCAGTTCGCCGAGCCGTTGGTGTCCACTCCCGAGTTGGTGGGAGTTCGCGAGCAGGTTGCCGCCTGGTGGGCCCCGACGCCGGACCCCGGCTCCGAGGCTGACCCGGATTTGACCGTCGATTCCCAGCAGATGATCGATTACCAGGCGGCACGCACCCATTTCTTCGATACGTATTTCGCCGACGCGGCCGGGGCCGGAATCCGCCAGGCTGTGTTGCTGGCCGCCGGTCTGGATTCGCGTGCCTATCGCTTGGACTGGCCGGACGGCACCACCGTGTACGAGATCGATCTTCCCAAAGTGTTGGAGTACAAGGAGCGGACCCTTGCAGCCCACGGTGTCGGGCCGGTTGCCGATCGGCGGCCAGTGCCCGTCGACCTGCGCCATGACTGGCCGCAAGCACTGCGCGATTCCGGTTTCGACCCGAGCCGTCCCGCGGCTTGGCTGGCCGAAGGGCTGTTGCCGTTCCTGCCGGCGTCGACGCAGGAGGCCATGTTCGCCTCGGTCGACGCGTTGAGCGGACCGGGCAGCCGGGTGGCCGTCGAGATTTTCGTATTCAACCAACACAAGCGCCAACAGGCGCAGCAGAAGTGGGCACAGCTACGAGCTGAACGAGAAGCCCCCGGCCCCAACGGCTCGGACGACTCGTTCAACCCGTTCGACCTGTGGTTTGACGACGAAGGCCGACCGGATCCGGCCGATTGGTTCACCGCCCACGGCTGGGCGACGCTGTCGGTGGAAGCGCGCGACGAGGCGGTGCGACTGGGCCGGCCGCCGGGGCCTGACGACGGGCCGTTCGCCAACCGATTCATGACTGCGGCCAAACCCTGA
- a CDS encoding MFS transporter — MSTRSADGHGLLRGTPGHVGRGDVSRRGVAADTDANSFALTLALLTSTAFLLFAQIFMVAPILPALARDFGSTEGMVGLGVPAFLVPYGWTVLVWGTVSDRWGRRRVILMSLCAFVVLTAATPLATNVGEFIALRFVTGVAAGGVVPISVALIGDLVPYRRRGRVLGWVFGGAAGGMAFGAAGGALGEPLVGWHGLFGVVAVGGLVLLVLGLWSVPDTVAAARPSSVRQVAAGFAELLSTSRGRRTYGYVLVNAVLHAGVYTWLGVYLHDHVQLDEEQIGLVLLGYGIPGLVLSPAIGRLADRYGRARVIPLGLALTAACAAVFASEPSSLVLLQAAVVSLSLGYDMTQPALVVIVTDLPGQRGQAIGLNSCVLWVGMGIGSLVFQAILLPLGFSGAFAWFAGLSLLAGAVAIPLFRAERPPGGSRVSPAVSV, encoded by the coding sequence GTGTCGACCCGGAGCGCCGATGGTCACGGTCTGCTGCGCGGCACACCGGGCCATGTTGGCCGCGGCGACGTATCGCGCCGCGGGGTCGCCGCGGACACTGACGCGAACTCTTTCGCGCTGACACTGGCGCTGCTGACCTCGACGGCGTTCCTGCTTTTCGCGCAGATCTTCATGGTTGCTCCGATCCTGCCGGCGCTGGCCCGCGACTTCGGCAGCACCGAGGGCATGGTCGGCCTCGGGGTGCCGGCGTTCCTGGTGCCCTACGGGTGGACGGTGCTGGTGTGGGGCACGGTATCGGACCGGTGGGGACGCCGTCGCGTCATCCTTATGTCGCTGTGCGCCTTCGTGGTCCTGACCGCAGCCACCCCGCTGGCCACCAATGTCGGGGAATTCATCGCGCTTCGATTCGTGACCGGGGTTGCCGCCGGCGGCGTGGTGCCGATCAGCGTCGCATTGATCGGTGACCTGGTGCCGTACCGGCGCCGAGGCCGGGTGCTGGGATGGGTCTTCGGTGGAGCGGCCGGTGGCATGGCCTTCGGCGCGGCCGGTGGCGCGCTGGGTGAACCGCTGGTCGGCTGGCACGGGTTGTTCGGTGTGGTGGCCGTCGGCGGACTGGTGCTGCTGGTGCTGGGGCTGTGGTCGGTTCCCGATACCGTTGCGGCGGCGCGCCCGTCGTCGGTCCGCCAGGTCGCGGCTGGATTCGCGGAGCTGCTGAGCACCTCCCGCGGTCGCCGGACCTACGGCTACGTGCTGGTCAACGCGGTGCTGCACGCCGGGGTCTACACCTGGCTGGGGGTCTATCTGCATGACCACGTTCAGCTCGACGAAGAGCAGATCGGGCTGGTGCTGCTCGGCTACGGCATCCCGGGCCTGGTGCTCAGCCCCGCCATCGGTCGACTGGCCGATCGCTACGGGCGGGCGCGCGTTATCCCGCTCGGGTTGGCCCTGACCGCCGCCTGTGCCGCGGTGTTCGCCAGTGAACCGTCGTCGTTGGTATTGCTCCAAGCCGCCGTCGTCTCGCTGTCGCTCGGGTACGACATGACCCAACCGGCCCTGGTTGTCATTGTCACCGACCTTCCCGGGCAGCGTGGGCAGGCGATCGGGCTCAACTCCTGCGTCCTGTGGGTTGGCATGGGGATTGGCAGCCTGGTCTTCCAGGCCATCCTGTTGCCACTCGGCTTCTCCGGCGCCTTCGCCTGGTTTGCGGGTTTGTCCCTGCTCGCCGGGGCGGTCGCGATACCGCTGTTTCGTGCCGAACGACCTCCGGGCGGTAGCAGAGTGTCACCCGCCGTGTCGGTGTAA
- a CDS encoding aldehyde dehydrogenase family protein — MTTESVAPKAQELKAAQPAAAEAAEPTPASDASKATHVAETVAETVVRLRKTFATGRTRSVEWRRNQLLQLQRLMEENEDAITEALAEDLDRNPVEAYIADIAVTVSEAKYAAKKVRKWMRRKYLLLEAPQLPGRGWVEYEPYGTVLIIGAWNYPFYLTLGPAVGAIAAGNTVILKPSEVAAASSRLIAELVPRYLDRDAIAVVEGDGAVSQALIAQGLDRVMFTGGTEIGRKVYEGAAPHLTPVTLELGGKSPVIVAADADIDVAAKRIAWIKLLNGGQTCVAPDYVLADATIRDELVTKIGAAIGRFRSQDDPAGVRIVNQRQFDRLSGYLAAVENQGESDGKAKVAVGGKCDASNLRIQPTVVVDPDPAGPLMSNEIFGPILPVLTVKSVDEAIKFVNSRPKPLSAYLFTKSREIRERVIKEVPAGGMLVNHLAFQVSTAKLPFGGVGASGMGAYHGKWGFDEFSHRKSVLTKPTRPDFSKIIYPPYTERAFKLARKLF; from the coding sequence ATGACCACCGAATCGGTTGCACCGAAAGCTCAGGAACTCAAGGCGGCCCAACCCGCAGCCGCTGAAGCCGCTGAACCCACCCCCGCGTCCGACGCATCGAAAGCGACCCACGTCGCCGAAACAGTCGCCGAAACCGTGGTACGGCTGCGTAAGACGTTCGCCACCGGACGCACTCGCAGTGTCGAGTGGCGCAGGAACCAATTGCTGCAGTTGCAGCGGTTGATGGAGGAGAACGAGGACGCGATCACCGAGGCGCTTGCCGAGGACCTGGACCGCAACCCGGTCGAGGCGTATATCGCCGATATCGCGGTGACGGTCAGCGAAGCCAAGTACGCGGCCAAGAAGGTGCGCAAGTGGATGCGCCGCAAGTACCTGCTCCTCGAGGCGCCGCAGCTGCCCGGCCGGGGCTGGGTGGAGTACGAACCCTACGGCACCGTGCTGATCATCGGCGCCTGGAATTACCCGTTCTATCTGACTCTGGGCCCGGCGGTCGGCGCGATCGCCGCTGGAAACACGGTCATCCTCAAACCCTCGGAGGTCGCCGCGGCGTCGTCACGTCTGATCGCCGAGCTGGTGCCCCGCTACCTCGACCGCGACGCGATCGCCGTGGTCGAAGGCGACGGCGCGGTTAGTCAGGCGCTGATCGCGCAGGGCCTGGACCGGGTCATGTTCACCGGCGGCACCGAGATCGGCCGCAAGGTCTACGAAGGCGCGGCGCCGCATCTGACCCCGGTCACGCTGGAACTCGGCGGCAAGAGCCCGGTGATCGTGGCAGCCGACGCGGACATCGATGTGGCCGCCAAGCGCATCGCCTGGATCAAGCTGCTCAACGGCGGCCAGACCTGCGTCGCCCCCGACTACGTGCTGGCCGACGCGACCATCCGCGACGAGCTCGTCACCAAGATCGGCGCCGCCATCGGCAGGTTCCGCTCCCAGGACGACCCGGCCGGGGTGCGCATCGTCAACCAGCGCCAGTTCGACCGGTTGAGCGGTTACCTGGCCGCTGTCGAAAACCAGGGCGAATCCGACGGTAAGGCCAAGGTCGCGGTGGGCGGCAAGTGCGACGCGTCGAACCTGCGCATCCAGCCGACCGTCGTCGTCGACCCCGATCCGGCCGGCCCGTTGATGTCCAACGAGATCTTCGGGCCGATCCTGCCGGTGCTGACGGTCAAATCCGTGGACGAGGCGATCAAGTTCGTCAACTCACGGCCCAAGCCGTTGTCGGCGTACCTGTTCACCAAGTCGCGGGAAATCCGCGAACGGGTGATCAAGGAGGTGCCGGCCGGCGGCATGCTGGTCAACCACCTGGCCTTCCAGGTGTCGACGGCCAAGCTGCCGTTCGGCGGCGTGGGCGCCTCCGGAATGGGTGCCTACCATGGCAAATGGGGCTTCGACGAGTTCAGTCACCGCAAGTCGGTGCTGACCAAGCCGACCCGTCCGGACTTCTCGAAGATCATCTACCCGCCCTACACCGAGCGCGCCTTCAAGCTGGCACGCAAGCTGTTCTAG
- a CDS encoding SDR family NAD(P)-dependent oxidoreductase, with protein sequence MPGVQDRVVVVTGAGGGLGREYALTLAKEGASVVVNDLGGARDGTGAGSAMADQVVAEIKDAGGRAVANYDSVAEPEGAANIIKTALEEFGAVHGVVSNAGILRDGTFHKMTFENWDAVLKVHLYGGYNVIRAAWPHFREQSYGRVVVATSTSGLFGNFGQTNYGAAKLGLVGLINTLALEGAKYNIHANALAPIAATRMTQDILPPEVFEKLTPDFVAPVVAYLCTEECADNASVFIVGGGKVQRAALFQNAGVTFDTAPSVQDVAAHWAEITDLSGAQKAGFKL encoded by the coding sequence ATGCCCGGAGTGCAGGATCGCGTCGTCGTCGTCACCGGAGCCGGTGGGGGATTGGGCCGCGAATACGCCCTGACCCTTGCCAAGGAAGGGGCCAGCGTGGTCGTCAACGACCTCGGCGGCGCCCGTGACGGGACCGGTGCCGGGTCGGCGATGGCCGACCAAGTTGTCGCCGAGATCAAGGACGCCGGCGGTCGCGCGGTGGCCAACTACGACAGCGTTGCCGAGCCCGAGGGGGCGGCCAACATCATCAAGACCGCGCTCGAGGAGTTCGGGGCGGTGCACGGTGTGGTCAGCAACGCCGGGATCCTGCGCGACGGCACCTTTCACAAGATGACGTTCGAGAACTGGGACGCCGTGCTCAAGGTGCACCTCTACGGCGGCTACAACGTCATCCGCGCGGCCTGGCCGCACTTCCGCGAGCAGAGTTACGGCCGGGTCGTCGTCGCCACCTCCACCAGCGGGCTGTTCGGCAACTTCGGCCAGACCAACTACGGTGCGGCCAAGCTCGGTCTGGTCGGCCTGATCAACACCCTGGCGCTGGAGGGCGCCAAGTACAACATTCACGCCAACGCGCTCGCCCCGATCGCGGCCACCCGGATGACCCAGGACATCCTGCCGCCCGAGGTATTCGAGAAGCTCACGCCGGACTTCGTCGCGCCGGTGGTGGCCTACCTGTGCACCGAAGAATGCGCCGACAACGCGTCGGTGTTCATCGTCGGTGGCGGTAAGGTGCAGCGGGCCGCGTTGTTCCAGAACGCCGGGGTCACCTTCGACACCGCGCCTTCGGTGCAGGATGTGGCGGCGCACTGGGCCGAGATCACTGACCTGTCCGGCGCCCAAAAAGCCGGATTCAAGCTGTAG
- a CDS encoding NADPH:quinone oxidoreductase family protein, which yields MKACVVQELSGPSGIVYTDIDDIPDDGDKVVIDVRAAGVCFPDLLLSKGEYQLKLPPPFVPGLETAGVVRSAPPDSGFRVGERVSAFGVLGCYAEQVAVPVSNVVRSPAELDDAEAVSLLVNYNTMYFALARRAAMRPGNTVLVLGAAGGVGTAAVQLAKAMGARQVIAVVHREGAVDYVGALGADVVLRLTDGWVAQVHKHTHGRGVDIVVDPVGGPSFDDAIRVLAIDGKLLVIGFAAGSIPTLTVNRLLLRNVGVLGVAWGEYLNKVPGSAALFSWGLNYLVTLGLRPPPPQRYPLSEAQAALQSLADGGVLGKVVLEP from the coding sequence ATGAAAGCCTGTGTCGTACAAGAGCTTTCCGGCCCGTCCGGCATAGTCTACACCGATATCGACGACATTCCCGATGACGGCGACAAGGTTGTCATCGACGTTCGCGCTGCCGGCGTGTGCTTTCCGGATCTGCTGCTGAGCAAGGGCGAGTACCAGCTGAAGTTGCCGCCGCCGTTCGTGCCCGGCCTGGAAACCGCGGGCGTTGTGCGCTCCGCGCCGCCGGACTCGGGTTTCCGTGTGGGAGAACGGGTCTCGGCATTCGGGGTGCTCGGCTGCTACGCCGAACAGGTGGCTGTTCCGGTTTCCAATGTGGTGCGCAGCCCAGCCGAACTCGACGACGCGGAAGCCGTGTCGTTGTTGGTCAACTACAACACCATGTACTTCGCGCTGGCCCGACGTGCCGCGATGCGGCCGGGCAACACGGTGCTGGTGCTCGGTGCCGCCGGCGGGGTGGGCACGGCCGCCGTCCAGCTTGCCAAGGCGATGGGCGCACGGCAGGTGATAGCCGTGGTGCACCGCGAGGGGGCGGTTGACTACGTCGGCGCGCTCGGCGCCGACGTGGTGCTGCGATTGACGGATGGCTGGGTTGCGCAGGTGCACAAGCACACTCACGGCCGCGGTGTGGATATCGTCGTCGACCCGGTCGGCGGCCCGAGCTTCGACGACGCCATCCGGGTGCTGGCCATCGACGGCAAGTTACTGGTCATCGGCTTTGCCGCGGGCAGCATCCCGACGCTGACCGTCAACCGGCTGCTGCTGCGCAACGTCGGCGTGCTCGGCGTCGCGTGGGGTGAGTACCTCAACAAGGTCCCCGGTTCGGCGGCGTTGTTCTCCTGGGGTTTGAACTATCTGGTCACTCTTGGGTTGAGACCGCCTCCGCCGCAACGCTATCCGTTGTCCGAAGCCCAGGCCGCGTTACAGAGCCTGGCCGACGGAGGAGTGCTCGGCAAGGTGGTCCTCGAGCCCTAG
- a CDS encoding PE family protein, whose amino-acid sequence MTYLTTEPQTMTAAAADVARIGSAIGEANVAAAGRITAWVAAAADEVSAATATLFGSYAREYQAVMSQVAAFHQRFTQALAAAASAYLDTEAANAAAALDTLTAPVQSLLGRPLADSARTVANALTAMTAPAPAASPTTALVMGGSGKPIPDAAFVSNVVGTYLTPNFPGVTFNPRALFTPEGLYPAFGAKDLTLDASVSQGLTMLDDAIRRALAAGNPVAVVGLSQSAVVASLEMSKLSPTGAPSSLPITFTLLGNPVNPNGGLLTRFPGLSLPSLGITAYGAPPDSAFPTSVYTIEYDGYADFPRYPINILSDVNALAGIVFLHDTYPELTSLPPAITLPTQGPTQTTYYMIRSQHLPILTPLRALPLVGNPLADLIEPDLKVLVNLGYGDPAYGYSTGPANVPTPFELFPPVSPITVLGHLVGGTQQGVAAFASDIGAVGAPSPPDLPLSGTASPFTPLDLLGQPPATMSIDRVITGLQAANTAATNAVSNAMSGIYSALLPTADIANAVLISLPSYDLNLFLDGITQAAHGDLAGLVNAIGRPIAANMGVLTFGAGFELTVIGNAVVLMLGGQIEPG is encoded by the coding sequence ATGACGTATCTCACCACCGAGCCGCAGACGATGACGGCAGCGGCCGCCGATGTGGCGCGAATCGGTTCGGCGATCGGCGAGGCCAACGTGGCCGCGGCGGGGCGGATCACCGCTTGGGTGGCCGCCGCAGCCGACGAGGTGTCAGCGGCCACCGCTACCCTCTTCGGCTCGTACGCCCGGGAGTACCAGGCGGTCATGAGTCAGGTGGCGGCCTTCCATCAGCGCTTCACTCAGGCGTTGGCCGCCGCGGCAAGCGCCTACCTGGACACCGAAGCCGCCAACGCCGCCGCAGCGCTCGACACGCTGACCGCGCCGGTCCAGTCACTGCTGGGCCGCCCGCTGGCCGACAGCGCCAGAACCGTTGCGAACGCGCTCACCGCGATGACTGCGCCGGCGCCCGCGGCAAGTCCCACCACCGCTTTGGTGATGGGTGGCAGCGGCAAGCCGATACCGGACGCGGCCTTCGTGAGCAATGTCGTCGGCACCTACCTCACGCCCAATTTCCCTGGCGTGACGTTCAACCCGCGGGCCCTGTTCACTCCCGAAGGGCTGTATCCGGCTTTCGGCGCCAAGGATTTGACCCTGGACGCGTCGGTGTCTCAAGGACTGACCATGTTGGACGACGCGATCCGGCGGGCACTGGCCGCCGGCAACCCCGTCGCCGTCGTCGGCCTGTCGCAGAGCGCGGTCGTCGCCTCACTGGAGATGAGCAAACTCAGCCCTACCGGGGCGCCGAGTTCGCTACCGATAACCTTTACCCTGCTGGGCAACCCGGTCAATCCCAACGGCGGCCTGCTCACCCGTTTCCCCGGACTGAGCCTGCCGAGCCTGGGCATCACCGCCTACGGCGCACCCCCGGACAGTGCCTTCCCCACCAGCGTCTACACCATTGAATACGACGGCTACGCCGACTTCCCGCGGTACCCGATCAACATCTTGTCCGACGTCAACGCCCTGGCCGGCATCGTCTTTCTGCATGACACCTATCCGGAACTGACGTCGCTGCCACCCGCCATCACCTTGCCGACGCAAGGCCCCACCCAGACCACGTACTACATGATCCGCAGCCAGCATCTGCCGATCTTGACGCCACTGCGGGCGCTGCCGCTCGTCGGCAACCCGCTGGCAGACCTGATCGAGCCGGACCTGAAGGTGTTGGTCAACCTCGGCTATGGTGACCCCGCCTATGGCTATTCGACCGGGCCGGCGAACGTGCCCACCCCGTTCGAGCTGTTCCCGCCGGTCAGCCCGATCACCGTGCTGGGTCACCTGGTCGGCGGGACCCAGCAGGGTGTGGCCGCGTTTGCCAGCGACATCGGCGCCGTCGGCGCGCCGTCGCCGCCGGACCTGCCCCTGTCCGGCACCGCAAGTCCGTTCACCCCGCTCGACCTACTCGGTCAACCCCCTGCGACCATGTCGATCGACAGGGTCATCACGGGCCTGCAGGCGGCGAACACCGCCGCCACCAACGCAGTCTCGAACGCGATGTCCGGGATCTACTCGGCGCTGCTTCCGACCGCCGATATCGCGAACGCCGTCTTGATCTCATTGCCGTCCTACGACCTCAACCTGTTCCTGGACGGAATCACGCAAGCGGCCCACGGTGACCTGGCGGGTCTGGTCAACGCGATCGGCCGTCCGATTGCGGCCAACATGGGAGTGCTGACATTCGGTGCCGGTTTCGAGCTCACCGTCATCGGCAATGCCGTCGTCTTGATGCTCGGCGGTCAGATCGAGCCGGGCTAG
- a CDS encoding PE-PPE domain-containing protein: MTSMITQPQLMAEAAANIEGIRSAIAQANAAAAGPTTGLAAAAADEVSAAAATLFGTYAQEYQAVIKQAAVFHDTFAQALAAAATAYTQAEAANAAMVSGALRAVTSPIASLLGGGGAAAAPAGGAAPAPAALASPFDALIMTGSGTPIPSLAYMQSVAPYISGTPSQLIPLNTPEGLYPLTQIKDLPLTQSVTTGVQILHNALLGPQGLITAGGNVAVLGYSQSAILSSMEMRQLILQGSPNTANLSFTLLGNPMAPNGGLLSRFPGLSMPALGLEFYGATPSNSGYQLSQYTLQYDGYADFPRYPINFLADLNAFMGIQFVHGDYPLLDPNNLPPGYNMVELPVSPANNGLEHYYMITYPGLPLLQPLRALPVIGNPLADLVEPNLTYLVNLGYGDPHFGYSTGYADVPTRFGLFPSIDPLTFAGDMVGAAQQGVNAFAGDIGAMLPTSLPDFSLPAAALTGGSPTAWALPTLPAATGSPIDGIIDALKAANTHITNAISSAAADTYAMALPTADIVNTLATNVPSYNVNLFLDGIRELANGDPAGIVNAFGYPVAADVALLTLAGGFQTIVLLNGVESVIGDLTGAA, from the coding sequence ATGACCAGCATGATCACCCAACCGCAACTGATGGCCGAGGCCGCCGCGAACATCGAGGGAATTCGTTCGGCGATCGCCCAAGCCAATGCCGCGGCCGCCGGCCCTACCACCGGTCTGGCGGCAGCCGCCGCCGACGAGGTGTCGGCCGCGGCTGCGACGCTGTTCGGCACATACGCACAGGAATACCAGGCGGTCATCAAGCAGGCCGCGGTGTTCCATGACACATTCGCCCAGGCCCTGGCCGCCGCCGCGACGGCCTACACGCAGGCGGAGGCGGCCAACGCGGCGATGGTGTCCGGGGCGCTTCGGGCGGTAACCTCGCCCATCGCGTCGTTACTAGGCGGAGGCGGAGCCGCGGCCGCCCCGGCTGGGGGCGCAGCGCCGGCGCCGGCGGCGCTGGCGTCGCCGTTCGACGCGTTGATCATGACCGGCAGCGGCACACCGATTCCATCACTGGCGTACATGCAGTCCGTTGCACCCTATATTTCGGGCACACCCAGCCAGTTGATCCCCCTCAACACCCCCGAGGGGTTGTATCCGCTCACCCAGATCAAAGACCTGCCGCTCACCCAGTCGGTGACCACCGGTGTGCAGATCCTCCACAACGCGCTCCTCGGGCCGCAAGGGCTGATCACAGCCGGGGGCAACGTCGCGGTGTTGGGCTATTCGCAGAGCGCGATCCTCTCCTCGATGGAGATGCGCCAACTCATTCTGCAGGGGAGCCCGAACACAGCCAACCTCAGCTTCACGCTGTTGGGTAATCCGATGGCCCCCAACGGCGGCCTGCTATCGCGCTTCCCCGGGTTGTCCATGCCGGCGCTGGGTCTGGAGTTCTACGGGGCGACGCCGTCGAATTCGGGTTACCAGCTCAGCCAGTACACACTTCAATACGACGGATACGCCGACTTCCCCCGTTACCCGATCAATTTCCTGGCGGACCTCAACGCATTCATGGGCATCCAGTTCGTGCACGGCGACTATCCATTACTGGATCCGAACAACCTTCCCCCGGGCTACAACATGGTCGAGCTGCCGGTGTCGCCGGCCAACAACGGCCTCGAGCACTACTACATGATCACCTACCCCGGGCTGCCGCTGCTGCAGCCGCTACGGGCGCTTCCGGTGATCGGCAACCCGTTGGCGGATCTGGTCGAACCGAACCTGACATATCTGGTCAACCTCGGCTACGGCGATCCCCACTTCGGCTATTCGACCGGATATGCGGATGTACCCACCCGATTCGGGCTATTCCCATCGATTGACCCGTTGACCTTCGCCGGCGACATGGTCGGTGCAGCCCAGCAGGGGGTGAATGCCTTCGCCGGCGATATCGGTGCCATGCTGCCGACGTCGCTGCCCGACTTCTCGCTGCCGGCCGCCGCGCTGACCGGCGGCTCGCCGACGGCGTGGGCGTTACCGACTCTGCCTGCGGCAACCGGTTCCCCCATCGACGGCATCATCGATGCCCTCAAGGCGGCCAACACCCACATCACCAACGCCATCAGCAGCGCTGCGGCCGACACCTACGCCATGGCGCTACCGACCGCTGACATCGTCAACACCCTGGCCACCAACGTTCCGTCGTATAACGTCAACCTCTTCCTGGACGGGATCCGGGAGCTGGCCAACGGTGACCCGGCCGGCATCGTCAATGCATTCGGCTATCCGGTTGCTGCAGATGTGGCCCTGCTGACCCTCGCTGGCGGCTTCCAGACCATCGTCTTGCTGAATGGAGTCGAATCGGTTATCGGCGACCTCACCGGTGCGGCCTAG